ACGCCGGAGATGATGATGTTGTTGAACGAGATCGGGATCCCCAGCGCGATGGCCAGCTGAGCGATGATAAAGCCGGGAACGAGCGCGGCGATCGACCGGCGGATGCCCAGCGAGGCGTACTCGCGGGAGGTCGCCTGCAGCAGGCGCGGTGCGCCCATCCACGCCCCGCCGAGGATGCCGACAGCCCCGATGGCGAGCAGGACGATGCCCGGCAGGTTGAGTTGGGCGCTGTAGAGGTTCTCCAGGGGACCGGTGGCAAGCCCGACCTGACTCCCGCCGCTGGAGAAGGCGACGACGCTGCCGAGGACGACGAGGAACGTCCGGATCCCCTTGTCGACGGAGTCCTGCGTCCGCTGTCGGATGAACTGAAAGCTCAGCACGGCGAACGCGACCGTCACGACGGCGACCATCGGGTCGACGCCGGCGACGGGCGACAGGTCGACGATGTCCGCACCGAGCCCGGCCAGGGAGTTCTGCGTGGCGTCGGGGCCGGAGGGGATGACGCTCAGCTGGACGTTGGCGACGATGGCGCCGACGACGGCCGCCAGCAGGGGGACGCCGACGGTCTCGGGGATGTCGTCCCGGCGGAGCACCGTCGCGGTCAGGTAGGCGAGTCCACCCGAAACGGGGGGCACGAGCACCCAGAACGTCGCGATCCGGCGGTAGGTGTCGAAGGCGGGGTCGCCGCCCAGCGAGAGGCCGACCCCGACCATCGCGCCCGTCGTCGCGAAGGCGGCGGGGACGGGATAGCCGGAGTAGACTCCGAAGGCCATGAACGCGGTGGCGGTGAGCAGACCGGCCGTGGCGGCCTGCGACGTGATGACGACGCCGTCGATGAGGCCCGCGCCGACGGTCTCGGAGATGGACCCTCCTTGCGTGAGCGCGCCGGCGGCGGCGAGGATGCCGATGAGGAAGGCCGCCCGCATCGTCGAGATGGCGTTGGCGCCGATGGCGGGGGCGAACGGTGGGGAGTTGCTGTTGGCGCCCAGCGCCCACGCGGTGCCGAGGCTCACCAGCGTCGCGAGGACGACCAGCGCCCAGGAGCCGACGGCGACCACGCTACGACCCCCCGTCGACGCCGGACGGCCACTCGTCGACCGCGGACGACCACTCGTCCGCGCCGCACGGCCCGCTATCGGCGGGACGTCCCCCATCGTCGACGCGCGACTCGAACATGGGCGACACGTTGTATCGGCCGGCGAATAAACGTTCGCGCCGCGGGGGGGTCGGGCCGGTCGACGGACGTCGCGACCGACGGGCCTCGGGCGCGTCACAAGGCATTTCCGCCGACGCCCGAATACCCGGCAATGCGATTCTCGGATGGGGTTGGACCGAGCCGACGGGCGGTGAGGCGTCGACCGTCGACGGCCGGGCAGGTTCGGACGGTGAGACGGTGACGGGGGAACGACCGACCGGCGAGGGCTCGGAGCGGTCGCCGGGGGGCGGCCCCGCCGTGACTCGCCGGACGCTGCTGGGGTCGATCGCCGCCGGGGCTGCGCTGGCCGGCTGTGGCGCCTTCGAGCGCGGTGCCGACGGGACGACCACGCCGGTGGCCGACGACCGCGCCCGCGAGCTGGCCGAGCGGTTCGCGCCCGCGCTCTACTTCGACGCCGCCGAGCGGTGGTTCCCGACCGACCCCCGCCCGTACGAGCGCGAGCGCGACGGCGAGACGGTCGTCGACGGCTTCGCGGCGCTCGACGGCTACACCGACCGGTTCGACCCCGAGTCCCCGCCCGACCCCGCGGTCTTCTACAACGCCGTCGCCTACGAGGACTCCCCGCTGGCGGTCGTCCAGTACTGGTTCTACGGCGCCTTCGACCAGTTCACGACGAACTTCCACTGGCACGACTGGGAGGTGTTGCACGTCTACGTCGACACCGAGACCGGTGATCCACAGCTCTACGTCGCCAGCTCCCACTCGCGGTCGGTGCCGAACAACGAGTACCTCGACCCAGACCCCGACCGGCGGCCGGCGGTCCTCTCTGAGCTGGGCTCCCATTCCAGCGCGCTGTCGACCAACGACGCCGTCGACGAGTTCCAGCGCTTCTCGGTCGAGGATCTGCTCGCCGACATCACCAACAGCGCCATCGAGGGGATCGAGGACGTAGCGGAACTCCCGCTGGCCTACGGGCTCCCCCGCGACGAGGGCGGCCGACTCCCGTTCGTCGTCCCCGAACTCGACGGCGCCCCGATCTACGAACACGATCGGCTCCCTTCCGTCGAGCGGTCGGATCTGCTCCCGCCCGAACACACGATCCGGTCGTACGACGCGCTGTCGACGCCGCCCGGCGAGGTGCCCGAGCGCTCGACCGGCCTCGTGTTCGGGCCCGAGACCGAGGCCGACGTCCCGGGTCCCGCCGCCGACCCGGACGTGCCCTACGACCTCGCGCCGACCGCCGACCTCGAACACCTCGCGGCCTTTACCGGCCCGCAACTGAGCTTCGAGTTCGCGGTCCCGCAGGCCGTCGAGGACGCCGTCGCCAGCCACCTCACGGCGCCCGAGGCCCCCTGGGAGCAACCCCGCTACGAGAACCCCGCGAACGACATCTCCGACCCGACCCACCGGCGGGCGCTCGCCGACCGCTACGACGCCGTCGGCGACCCCGCACCGGTCAACACGCTGCTCGCGCGGGCCGTCGAGGCGGTGCCCGACCCCGACGCTCCCGACGGGAAGGGCGTGACCACCACCGAGTCCCGCGTCGAAGCGGTCGCGCTCGTCGAGAGCGACCCCGTCGCAGTCCCGACCTTCGGCGGCGTCGCCGCCGTGACCGACCTGCCCGCCGGCGAGCACCGACTCACCGTCAACGGCGCCGGTCTCGCGCCCCACAGCGAGACGGTCAGCGTGGGGGACGCGGCCACCGAGACCGCGACGACCGGGAGCGACGAGGTCGCCGCCTCCGGAACCGACGGGGCCGCCCCACCGGGTGTGACGCTGGCGGGCGCCGACGGTTCGGTCGCACTGGTCGCCCGCGAAGACGCGACGAAACTCGCCGTCGACCCGGCCGACAGCGAGGCGGAGCTGACGGACCTCGCCGTCGAAGACGACTTCGGGGGACGGCTCTACGACGCCCCGCTGTCCGGGTCCGACGCCGTCTACGTCCACCGCGGGGGCGCCTACACGGCGGAGGTCAGGGACGCCGACGACGCCGTCGGCGCCGTCCGGGTGGTCCCCGACGCCGCGGACGGGACCGACGAACGGGTCGGCGTCGAGGGCCCCGAGACCGGGAAGGCCTCGCTGGCTCGCTACGTCGCCGAAGTCGCCGCCGAGACCCGCGACGAAGTGGCCGCCGAACTCGACGACGACAGCGACGGCGACGACGATGCGCCGGGCAACGGCAACGGCGGCGGGAACGACGGCGGCGCGCCCGGCAACTCCCTGCGCGGGTTCGTCCAGGTCCTCGAAGCCATCGCCGATGGCGCCCGGAGAGCCGCCGAACAGGCGGAATCGGGCAACGGAGAGGGCGCCGACGCGCGGATCGACGCCGTCGCGATGCGGCTCGCGCGGGCGACCGAGCGGCTCGAAGCCGCTCGCGACGGCCTGCCGCCCGGCCTCGCCGACGCCGCCGAGAACCGCTTCGCACAGCTCGACCGGCGCGCGAAACAGGCCAGACGCTCCGAGAAGCTCTGAACCGGCCGCTGACCGCGGTCAGCGGTAGGGGTCCGCGGCCAGCGTCCGGTCGGACAGGTCCAGCGGTTCGAGCGGCCCGACGGTCACGTCGTCCCGCTCGCGCAGTTCGGCTGCGACCGGCTCGGAGACGACCAGCGAGTCGGGGTCCATCGTACTCGGAACGCGCGCGATCCGCAGCTCGGCGGGGTCGGCGACGCCCGTGGTCGAGGCGGCGAGCAGGAGTGCGGTCGCGTCGTCGGGCACCACGAACGGGAGCTTCGCTCGCCGGGGCTCGCCGCTGGTGACGATGTTCACGTAGGTGTCCGCGAAGTCCACGTCCGCGACGAGATCCCGGTGGACGAAGTCCGCCAGGCCGACCCCGAGGGCGTTGCCGTGGGAGGGGTCGGTCAGCGAGCGGGCGTAGACGCGAGTGATCGACGGCTCGTCGGGCTCGGCTTCGCCGTGGAAGTCGTAGCGGCCGAGGACGTTCGTGTCCATCCCGGTTCCGGACTTGTCCTTGCCCATCTCGTCGACGACCAGCAGGTCCAGGTCGTCGACGGGGAGCGTGGCGAGGTGCTCGCGAGCGAGCGCGAGCAGTTCGGGTTCGCGGTCGAGGACGGCGGCCGCCTCGACCCCCTCGATCCGCGCGGCGCGGTGGTGGGCGTTCTCGACGAGTGCGACCCCGCCGAGGATCGGCGCCTCGCGGCGCAACACCTCGTAGCGGTCGGCGATCACGTCGGAAAAGTCCGTGGCGATAGCGGCGTTGTGCAGCGATTCCGCGCCGCGGTGCTTGCCGAGGCCGACCACGGCCATCTTCGCCAGCCCGCTCTCCACGTCGCCCCTGAAGTCGGTGTGTGGCTTGACGCGGTTGGCCAGCAGGACCGCGTCCGCGTCGAGGGCGTCGACGGCGGCGTAGACGGGCCGACCCAGGTCGTCCTCGCCGACGGCCTCGACGGCCATCGACGAGCGGATCGGACAGCCGAGCGTCTCCTCGGTGATCCCCAGCGCCGCGAGCGTCTCCCGTTGCCCGTCGGCGGTCGCGCCGCCGTGGCTCCCCATCGCCGGGACCACGAACGGCTCGAACCCCCGCTCGGCCAGCCGGTCGACCGCCGCGGCGAGGACCGACGGCATCTCCTCGATCCCGCGACTGCCGGCGGTGACCGCGACCGACGACCCGGCGTCGAGGCCGTCGAATCCATCGATCGCGTCGACCGCTTCGCGAGCGGCCGCCGCCACGTTGGCGACGGTCTCGGGGTCGCGCTCGCGGCGCGCGACGGCGAACCGAGGGAGGTCGTCGACGGTGTGGTCGTTGGTCTCCGCGAGCGCCTCCGCGTCGGGGAACTCGATCTCCATCAGTCGCTCCCCGCGTCCGGAGCCGAGGAGTCGTCGGGGTCGGGGGCGCCCTCGCGGCGCGCGCGGTTGCGGGCGATCCGGGCGGCCAGGTCGACCGCGTCGACCATGCTGGCCTCGCTGGCGCACCCCTCGCCGGCGATGTCGAAGGCGGTGCCGTGGTCGACGCTCGTGCGGACGATCGGCAGGCCGACGGTGACGTTGACGCCGGAGACGGCGTCGTCGCTGGCGAACCCGAGCATCTTGATCGGGATGTGGCCCTGGTCGTGGTACATCGCGACGACGCAGTCGGAGGCGCCGCCCGCGGCCTGTGCGAAGACGGTGTCGGGCGATTCGGGGCCGTGTACGTCCAGTCCGTCCGCCTGGGCGTCCTCGACGGCTGGCTCGATCTCGCTGCCCTCGGCGATACCGAGGATACCGCCGTCGCTGGCGTGGGGGTTGAGCCCCGCGACGGCGATGGTCGGGTCGTCGATGCCCAGGTCGCGCAGCCCCTCGTGGGTCACGTCGATAGTCGTCCGGACACGGCCGCGACACACGCGGTTGCACGCCTCGGTCAGCGGGACGTGCGTGCTGACGTGCGTGACGATCAGGTCCGCGTCGACGCTCCCGTCGGCGTCGTCGGAGAGCCCCTCGACGAGCATCATCGCGTACTCGTCGGTATCGGTGTAGTCGGCGAGCATCCCCGTGTGGCCGGCGTGGGTGCTGCCGGCACAGCGGGTCGCCTGCTTGTTGATCGGCGCGGTCGCGATGGCGTCGACGGCCCCGTCGGTCGCCAGCTCGATGGCGCGCTCGACGTATTCGAGGCTGGCCGCGCCGTAGTCCTCGCGGACCTCGCCGTAGGTCAGGGCGTCGGCGTCGACGTTGTCCAGGTCGAGCACCGGGATCGTTCCGGGGTCCGCACTCGCCGCGTTCGGCGAGTCGACGCGCTCGACGGTCAGGTCGCTGTCGCAGATATCGACGGCCGCGGCCAGTACGTCGGCGTCGCCGACGACGAGCGGCGTCGCGGCGTCGCACAGGCTCGGGTACGCTTCGACGACCACCTCGGCGCCGACGCCGGCGGGGTCGCCCATCGTCACGGCGACGGTCGGTCGCTCC
This DNA window, taken from Halosimplex litoreum, encodes the following:
- a CDS encoding inorganic phosphate transporter; the encoded protein is MVAVGSWALVVLATLVSLGTAWALGANSNSPPFAPAIGANAISTMRAAFLIGILAAAGALTQGGSISETVGAGLIDGVVITSQAATAGLLTATAFMAFGVYSGYPVPAAFATTGAMVGVGLSLGGDPAFDTYRRIATFWVLVPPVSGGLAYLTATVLRRDDIPETVGVPLLAAVVGAIVANVQLSVIPSGPDATQNSLAGLGADIVDLSPVAGVDPMVAVVTVAFAVLSFQFIRQRTQDSVDKGIRTFLVVLGSVVAFSSGGSQVGLATGPLENLYSAQLNLPGIVLLAIGAVGILGGAWMGAPRLLQATSREYASLGIRRSIAALVPGFIIAQLAIALGIPISFNNIIISGVIGGGLAGGSAGVSRRKIGVTLAFWVITLVSSIAVGFGLYRVFAAVLGG
- a CDS encoding DUF362 domain-containing protein, whose amino-acid sequence is MEIEFPDAEALAETNDHTVDDLPRFAVARRERDPETVANVAAAAREAVDAIDGFDGLDAGSSVAVTAGSRGIEEMPSVLAAAVDRLAERGFEPFVVPAMGSHGGATADGQRETLAALGITEETLGCPIRSSMAVEAVGEDDLGRPVYAAVDALDADAVLLANRVKPHTDFRGDVESGLAKMAVVGLGKHRGAESLHNAAIATDFSDVIADRYEVLRREAPILGGVALVENAHHRAARIEGVEAAAVLDREPELLALAREHLATLPVDDLDLLVVDEMGKDKSGTGMDTNVLGRYDFHGEAEPDEPSITRVYARSLTDPSHGNALGVGLADFVHRDLVADVDFADTYVNIVTSGEPRRAKLPFVVPDDATALLLAASTTGVADPAELRIARVPSTMDPDSLVVSEPVAAELRERDDVTVGPLEPLDLSDRTLAADPYR
- the pdxA gene encoding 4-hydroxythreonine-4-phosphate dehydrogenase PdxA; translation: MERPTVAVTMGDPAGVGAEVVVEAYPSLCDAATPLVVGDADVLAAAVDICDSDLTVERVDSPNAASADPGTIPVLDLDNVDADALTYGEVREDYGAASLEYVERAIELATDGAVDAIATAPINKQATRCAGSTHAGHTGMLADYTDTDEYAMMLVEGLSDDADGSVDADLIVTHVSTHVPLTEACNRVCRGRVRTTIDVTHEGLRDLGIDDPTIAVAGLNPHASDGGILGIAEGSEIEPAVEDAQADGLDVHGPESPDTVFAQAAGGASDCVVAMYHDQGHIPIKMLGFASDDAVSGVNVTVGLPIVRTSVDHGTAFDIAGEGCASEASMVDAVDLAARIARNRARREGAPDPDDSSAPDAGSD